Proteins encoded together in one Bacteroides zoogleoformans window:
- the yidC gene encoding membrane protein insertase YidC has product MDKNTITGLVLIAILLVGFSFLSRPSQEQLEAQQRYYDSIAQVQQRQEALKAKSEAALANEKETTASIDSTALFFNARQGTDSQVVISNKLAEIAIDAKGGRIASVTLKEYMGQDKTTPVTLFSGNDASMNFLFYNKKETIQTKDYYFTAVQRTDSSVTMRLSADSVGYIDFTYAMRHDSYLVDFTIQAINLSDKLASTHNSVDIEWWQRARQIEKGYTYENRLSELTYKISNDGTDYLSANKDDSKEVPEQLEWIAFKNQFFSSVFLADTHFEKTKLSSQMDAQGSGYIKDYSAEMSTKFDPSGQEPTKLYFYFGPNHYKTLSAVDEKLDKQWELNRLVYLGWPLIRWINKWFTINIFDWLSGWGLSMGIVLLLMTLIVKIVVFPTTWKTYISSAKMRVLKPKIDEINRKYPKQEDAMKKQQEVMALYSQYGVSPMGGCLPMLIQFPILMALFMFVPSAIELRQQSFLWADDLSTYDAVINFPFHIPFMGSHLSLFCLLMTITNILNTKYMMQQQDTGANPQMAAMKWMSYLMPIMFLFILNDYPSGLNYYYFLSTLISVATTLVMRKMTNEGALLAQLEANKKDPKKMKKTGFAARLEAMQKQQAEMMKEKQNRK; this is encoded by the coding sequence ATGGATAAAAATACCATCACAGGTCTTGTACTGATAGCGATTTTATTAGTGGGATTCAGCTTCCTGAGTCGTCCGAGTCAGGAGCAGTTAGAAGCACAGCAACGCTATTATGACTCCATTGCTCAAGTGCAGCAGCGTCAGGAGGCACTTAAAGCCAAGTCGGAAGCTGCGCTGGCTAATGAAAAAGAAACAACGGCAAGCATCGACTCCACAGCCCTCTTCTTTAATGCCCGCCAAGGCACTGACTCGCAAGTCGTCATTAGCAACAAATTGGCAGAGATTGCCATAGACGCCAAGGGTGGACGCATTGCCTCGGTCACCCTGAAAGAGTATATGGGACAAGACAAAACTACTCCTGTCACTCTATTCAGCGGCAATGATGCCTCCATGAACTTTTTGTTTTATAACAAAAAAGAAACCATTCAAACAAAGGACTATTACTTTACGGCAGTACAACGCACAGATAGCAGTGTCACCATGCGTCTGTCCGCCGATAGTGTCGGGTACATAGATTTCACCTATGCCATGCGTCACGACTCTTACTTAGTGGACTTCACCATTCAAGCCATTAATTTGAGCGATAAGCTGGCTTCTACGCACAACTCTGTGGACATAGAATGGTGGCAACGTGCTCGTCAGATTGAGAAAGGATATACATATGAGAACCGGCTGTCCGAGCTGACCTACAAAATAAGCAACGATGGAACCGACTATCTCTCTGCCAACAAGGATGACAGTAAGGAGGTGCCCGAACAGCTGGAATGGATAGCCTTCAAAAACCAGTTCTTCTCTTCTGTTTTCCTTGCCGATACTCATTTTGAAAAGACAAAATTGTCTTCGCAAATGGATGCGCAAGGCAGTGGCTATATAAAAGATTATTCTGCCGAGATGAGTACCAAGTTCGACCCAAGCGGACAAGAGCCCACAAAACTCTACTTTTACTTCGGGCCCAATCACTACAAGACACTCAGCGCTGTAGATGAAAAACTGGACAAGCAATGGGAATTGAATCGATTGGTTTATCTGGGCTGGCCTCTCATTCGTTGGATAAACAAGTGGTTTACCATCAATATCTTTGACTGGTTGTCCGGTTGGGGACTGAGTATGGGTATCGTGCTGCTACTGATGACGTTGATTGTAAAAATCGTGGTATTTCCCACAACTTGGAAAACTTACATTTCATCTGCCAAGATGCGCGTTCTGAAACCAAAGATTGACGAGATAAACCGGAAATACCCCAAGCAGGAAGATGCCATGAAAAAGCAACAGGAAGTCATGGCGCTTTATAGTCAGTATGGCGTCAGTCCGATGGGAGGATGTTTGCCCATGCTGATACAGTTCCCCATTCTGATGGCCCTGTTCATGTTTGTACCAAGTGCCATAGAGCTCCGTCAGCAAAGCTTTTTGTGGGCAGACGACCTTTCCACTTACGATGCGGTGATAAACTTTCCCTTCCACATTCCATTCATGGGAAGTCACCTCAGTCTGTTCTGTCTGCTGATGACAATTACCAACATCCTGAACACGAAGTATATGATGCAGCAGCAAGACACCGGAGCTAACCCGCAAATGGCGGCCATGAAGTGGATGTCCTATTTAATGCCCATCATGTTCCTTTTCATCTTGAATGATTATCCTTCGGGATTGAACTATTATTACTTCCTATCCACATTGATCAGTGTGGCGACGACTCTCGTTATGCGTAAGATGACTAATGAGGGAGCCCTCCTTGCACAATTGGAAGCCAATAAGAAAGACCCTAAAAAGATGAAAAAAACCGGTTTTGCAGCTCGGTTGGAAGCCATGCAGAAACAGCAAGCGGAAATGATGAAAGAAAAACAGAATAGGAAATAA
- a CDS encoding CTP synthase, with the protein MGETKYIFVTGGVASSLGKGIISSSIGKLLQARGYTVTIQKFDPYINIDPGTLNPYEHGECYVTVDGHEADLDLGHYERFLGIQTTKANNITTGRIYKSVIDKERRGDYLGKTIQVIPHITDEIKRNVKLLGNKHKFDFVITEIGGTVGDIESLPYLESIRQLKWELGKDALCVHLTYVPYLAAAGELKTKPTQHSVKELQSAGIQPDILVLRTEHELGSGLRKKVALFCNVDENAVVQSIDAPTIYEVPILMQAQGLDVTILNKMGLPVGELPKLGPWHTFLERRHKAEKTAPLHIALVGKYDLQDAYKSIREALSQAGTYNDRKVSVDFVNSEKLTEENVGEALKGMSGVLIGPGFGERGIPGKLIAIKYARTHNLPTFGICLGMQSIAIEFARNVLGYADANSREMDEKTPHNVIDIMEEQKSITNMGGTMRLGAYECVLQKGSKAYEAYGVEHIQERHRHRYEFNSTYKEEYEAAGMKCTGINPESDLVEIVEIPSLRWFVGTQFHPEYSSTVLNPHPLFVSFVKAAIENEKSSQSSKQ; encoded by the coding sequence GTGGGAGAAACAAAGTATATTTTCGTGACCGGTGGCGTCGCCTCCTCTTTAGGCAAGGGCATTATATCATCCTCCATCGGTAAATTGCTGCAAGCAAGAGGTTATACAGTAACCATCCAGAAGTTTGACCCGTATATCAACATCGACCCGGGTACGTTGAACCCCTATGAGCACGGTGAATGCTACGTCACGGTAGACGGCCATGAAGCAGACCTTGACTTAGGGCATTATGAACGCTTTTTAGGCATTCAGACCACCAAAGCGAACAATATCACGACAGGACGCATCTATAAAAGCGTTATTGACAAGGAACGCAGAGGTGACTATTTAGGAAAGACCATTCAGGTGATTCCGCACATTACGGATGAAATAAAACGGAATGTGAAGTTGTTGGGAAACAAGCACAAGTTCGATTTTGTCATCACCGAAATCGGTGGCACGGTAGGAGATATCGAATCTCTGCCCTACCTTGAAAGTATCCGCCAGCTTAAATGGGAGTTGGGTAAAGATGCATTGTGCGTACATCTTACTTATGTACCCTACCTTGCGGCAGCCGGAGAGCTTAAGACCAAGCCTACACAGCATTCGGTAAAAGAGTTGCAGAGCGCCGGTATACAACCCGACATCCTTGTATTGCGCACCGAACACGAATTGGGATCCGGATTGCGCAAGAAAGTGGCTCTATTCTGTAATGTTGATGAAAATGCTGTGGTGCAAAGCATTGATGCTCCTACCATCTATGAAGTGCCCATCCTTATGCAAGCACAAGGACTGGACGTCACCATTCTTAACAAAATGGGGCTACCCGTGGGCGAGTTGCCGAAATTAGGACCTTGGCACACTTTCCTCGAGCGTCGGCACAAGGCTGAAAAGACAGCACCTCTGCACATAGCTCTTGTAGGAAAATACGACTTGCAGGATGCTTATAAATCCATCCGTGAAGCACTTTCTCAAGCCGGAACATACAACGACCGTAAGGTGTCAGTAGACTTTGTGAACAGCGAGAAGCTTACCGAGGAGAATGTGGGTGAGGCCTTGAAAGGCATGTCGGGCGTACTCATCGGTCCGGGTTTCGGCGAGAGAGGTATTCCCGGAAAACTCATTGCCATCAAATATGCCCGTACACACAACCTTCCTACTTTTGGCATCTGCCTGGGCATGCAGTCCATCGCCATAGAGTTCGCACGCAACGTGCTGGGCTATGCCGATGCCAACAGCCGCGAAATGGATGAGAAGACTCCTCATAACGTCATTGACATCATGGAAGAACAGAAGTCCATCACCAATATGGGCGGTACCATGCGTTTGGGTGCTTATGAATGTGTGTTGCAAAAGGGCAGTAAAGCCTACGAGGCATATGGCGTTGAGCATATTCAAGAACGCCATAGACATCGCTATGAGTTCAATAGTACCTATAAAGAAGAATACGAAGCCGCCGGCATGAAATGTACCGGAATCAACCCGGAATCAGACTTGGTGGAAATCGTTGAGATTCCCTCCCTGAGATGGTTTGTCGGCACACAGTTCCATCCGGAATACAGTAGTACGGTACTCAATCCACATCCTCTGTTCGTTTCCTTTGTAAAAGCCGCTATCGAGAATGAGAAAAGTAGTCAATCATCTAAACAATAA
- a CDS encoding DUF3078 domain-containing protein, whose protein sequence is MKNRHITAWVIAALFSSPIAAYNTWDATPKNMQSEMSVPVDTLTGIMKDYMILKLKPQEEYYTMDTVSLLYEKYIGVLDYLNDPSTPERYIAVNPDYYRLFIPLTYYSAPMKRLSKVEWKPDVTDAERQMASDWLPFDTLSFTSKERVNRLVDGTLLNTYVNYPQFVLNTEQEIMKGRVFRDNIEKEVSSKPSVLKLFAQEDAAGVKEEADVIIRKPNWWLFGGNGSLQFTQNYISENWYKGGESTNALFANLQLFANYNDKEMVQWENLLDVKVGFSSAPSDTCHNYMVSTDQIRLYSKLGIQAAHNWYYTISTDMRTQLFRSYKKNTNDLVASFLAPLDWSTSVGMDYKLKKKRFNLSVFMGPLTYMLRYVGNDEVNEESFGLNKGRRMKHNFGSQVQPTFSWIIVPSIVLNSRVDFQTSYEWTRVEWENTLNFVLNRYLSTKLYVHARYDDSSKPKSGNSYFQVKELLSFGINYKW, encoded by the coding sequence ATGAAGAATAGACATATCACTGCTTGGGTGATTGCCGCCTTGTTTTCATCGCCGATAGCGGCTTACAATACTTGGGATGCTACTCCGAAAAATATGCAGTCAGAAATGAGTGTTCCGGTTGATACGTTGACAGGAATCATGAAGGATTACATGATATTAAAGCTGAAACCGCAAGAAGAATATTACACGATGGATACAGTATCTCTCTTATACGAGAAATACATCGGTGTGTTGGACTACTTGAACGACCCTTCCACACCGGAACGCTATATAGCTGTCAATCCCGACTATTATCGGCTGTTCATCCCTCTTACCTATTATAGTGCTCCCATGAAACGCCTTTCCAAAGTAGAGTGGAAGCCGGATGTGACAGATGCGGAGCGTCAAATGGCTTCCGATTGGCTTCCGTTCGATACGTTAAGCTTCACTTCAAAGGAGCGTGTCAACCGGTTGGTAGACGGCACGTTGCTGAATACCTATGTGAACTATCCCCAATTTGTGCTCAATACCGAACAGGAGATAATGAAAGGACGTGTTTTTCGGGATAACATAGAAAAGGAGGTGTCTTCAAAACCTTCGGTGCTGAAACTCTTTGCGCAAGAAGATGCGGCAGGAGTGAAGGAGGAGGCAGATGTGATTATACGTAAACCCAATTGGTGGCTGTTCGGCGGAAACGGTTCTTTGCAATTCACTCAGAACTATATTTCCGAGAATTGGTACAAAGGCGGTGAAAGCACGAATGCACTGTTCGCCAATCTGCAACTTTTTGCCAACTACAACGACAAGGAAATGGTGCAATGGGAAAACCTGCTGGATGTGAAAGTGGGCTTCAGTTCAGCTCCTTCGGATACATGCCATAACTATATGGTGAGCACTGACCAGATTCGTCTTTACAGTAAATTAGGCATTCAGGCCGCACATAATTGGTACTACACCATTTCTACGGACATGCGTACGCAGCTTTTCCGTAGTTACAAGAAGAACACCAACGACCTCGTAGCGTCTTTTCTTGCACCGCTCGATTGGTCTACCAGTGTGGGTATGGATTATAAATTGAAAAAGAAACGATTCAATCTTTCTGTATTCATGGGCCCTTTGACCTATATGCTGCGCTATGTGGGCAACGACGAGGTCAATGAGGAAAGCTTTGGTTTGAATAAAGGACGGCGAATGAAGCACAACTTCGGTTCGCAAGTACAGCCCACATTCTCGTGGATTATCGTTCCGTCTATCGTACTGAATTCTCGTGTCGATTTCCAGACCAGTTACGAATGGACACGCGTGGAGTGGGAGAACACCCTGAACTTTGTATTGAACCGTTATTTATCTACCAAACTCTATGTGCATGCTCGCTATGATGATAGTTCCAAACCGAAATCAGGAAACAGTTATTTTCAAGTAAAAGAACTGCTCAGCTTTGGAATAAACTACAAATGGTAA
- a CDS encoding SoxR reducing system RseC family protein, with product MANTIIRHQGIVENISDSHLQVRIVQASVCASCSVKGQCSSADTKEKLIDVFDMNAARYCPGDQVWVIGQLSMGAMAVLLAFVLPFLVLIISLFVLMAVWNDELFAAIGSLGLLIPYYYILWLNKSRMGKKFSFSILPMN from the coding sequence ATGGCGAATACTATCATAAGACATCAAGGTATTGTGGAAAACATAAGCGACTCTCATCTTCAAGTGAGAATTGTTCAAGCTTCAGTATGTGCGTCGTGCAGCGTAAAGGGACAGTGTAGCTCTGCTGATACGAAAGAGAAGCTGATCGATGTGTTTGACATGAATGCCGCTCGCTATTGTCCCGGCGACCAAGTATGGGTGATAGGGCAGCTTTCTATGGGAGCAATGGCCGTTTTGCTGGCTTTTGTCCTTCCTTTTCTCGTTTTAATTATCTCGTTATTTGTCCTTATGGCTGTTTGGAATGACGAATTATTCGCGGCTATTGGTTCGTTAGGGCTTCTTATACCTTATTATTATATCTTATGGCTGAACAAGTCGCGCATGGGGAAGAAGTTCTCATTCTCAATACTACCGATGAACTAA
- a CDS encoding Fe-S cluster domain-containing protein, with amino-acid sequence MNVILIAVISLGAIALVSAAILYVASKKFAVYEDPRIAQVGEVLPQANCGGCGYPGCSGFADACVKAGSLEGKFCPVGGQPVMDKIAGILGLDAAAADPLVAVVRCNGTCANRPRLNQYDGAMSCAIAASLYGGETGCSYGCLGCGDCVAACKFDAIHMNSETGLPEVDESKCTACGACVKACPKTIIELRPQGKKSRRVYVQCVNKDKGAVARKACTVACIGCGKCVKACAFDAITLENNLAYIDPYKCKLCRKCEEACPQDTIIALNFPPRKPKAETVAAPATEKKVEAAPVAAESPKTIEALAQEAPKSEA; translated from the coding sequence ATGAATGTAATTCTGATTGCAGTGATTTCGCTGGGAGCCATAGCGCTGGTGTCAGCCGCTATCCTTTACGTTGCTTCCAAGAAATTCGCCGTGTATGAAGATCCGCGAATTGCTCAGGTAGGCGAAGTACTTCCTCAGGCGAACTGCGGTGGATGTGGTTACCCCGGTTGTAGCGGATTTGCAGATGCCTGCGTGAAGGCCGGTTCTTTGGAAGGTAAATTCTGTCCGGTGGGTGGACAACCTGTCATGGACAAGATTGCCGGTATCCTGGGATTGGATGCCGCAGCTGCCGACCCTCTGGTTGCAGTGGTGAGATGTAATGGAACATGCGCCAATCGTCCCCGGCTGAACCAATACGACGGTGCCATGAGTTGTGCCATCGCCGCTTCGCTCTATGGTGGTGAAACAGGTTGTAGTTATGGCTGTTTGGGATGTGGTGATTGTGTGGCTGCTTGTAAGTTCGATGCCATACACATGAACTCCGAAACCGGACTTCCGGAGGTGGATGAATCCAAATGTACGGCTTGCGGAGCATGCGTCAAGGCATGTCCCAAAACTATCATAGAACTGCGTCCGCAAGGTAAAAAGTCGCGCCGTGTCTATGTGCAGTGTGTGAACAAGGATAAGGGTGCTGTGGCCCGTAAAGCCTGTACCGTGGCATGTATCGGTTGCGGCAAGTGCGTCAAGGCATGTGCATTCGATGCCATTACACTGGAAAACAATCTTGCTTACATTGACCCTTACAAGTGCAAGCTGTGCCGCAAGTGCGAAGAGGCATGCCCGCAAGACACTATCATTGCCCTGAACTTCCCACCGCGCAAGCCGAAAGCTGAAACGGTAGCCGCTCCTGCCACAGAAAAGAAAGTGGAAGCTGCTCCCGTAGCCGCCGAATCTCCCAAGACAATCGAAGCTCTTGCCCAAGAGGCTCCTAAGTCAGAGGCATAA
- the rsxC gene encoding electron transport complex subunit RsxC: MLKTFSIGGVHPHENKLSAHQPIVKADVPAKAVILLGQHIGAPAKPIVAKGDVVKVGTKIAEPGGFVSAAIHSSVSGKVAKIDTIIDASGYAKPAVFIDVEGDEWEESIDRSETLVKECTLSAEEIVKKITEAGIVGLGGACFPTQVKLCPPPAFKAECVIINAVECEPYLTADHQLMLEHTEEIMVGVSILMKAVKVNKAFIGIENNKPDAIQLMSKVASTYAGIEVVPLKVQYPQGGEKQLIDAVISRQVAAGALPISTGAVVQNVGTAFAVYQAVQKNKPLFERVITVTGKSLSRPSNFLARIGTPMQQLIEACGGLPEDTGKIIGGGPMMGKALVNTDVPTAKGSSGILIMNAKEAKRGEVQPCIRCAKCVSACPMGLEPYLLATVSAHGDFEKVEKEDVMSCIECGSCQFTCPSNRPLLDYIRLGKGKVGAMIRARQVKK, from the coding sequence ATGTTGAAGACATTTTCAATCGGTGGAGTTCATCCACACGAAAATAAACTTTCAGCTCATCAACCCATTGTCAAGGCAGATGTTCCGGCAAAGGCTGTCATCTTGCTGGGACAGCATATTGGTGCCCCTGCCAAGCCCATAGTGGCCAAAGGCGATGTAGTGAAAGTAGGTACAAAAATTGCCGAACCCGGTGGTTTTGTATCGGCTGCCATTCACTCTTCGGTCAGCGGGAAGGTGGCTAAGATTGACACAATTATAGATGCCAGCGGTTATGCGAAACCTGCTGTTTTTATTGATGTAGAAGGGGATGAGTGGGAAGAGTCCATTGACCGTAGCGAGACGTTGGTGAAAGAGTGCACCCTCAGCGCAGAGGAAATCGTGAAGAAGATAACTGAAGCAGGTATTGTGGGATTGGGCGGAGCCTGTTTCCCCACACAGGTTAAATTGTGCCCTCCTCCCGCATTCAAAGCCGAATGCGTCATCATTAACGCTGTGGAATGCGAACCTTATCTGACAGCTGACCATCAGTTGATGCTGGAGCATACAGAGGAAATTATGGTAGGGGTATCCATATTAATGAAAGCGGTGAAAGTAAACAAAGCTTTCATCGGCATTGAGAATAACAAGCCCGATGCTATTCAATTGATGAGCAAAGTGGCATCTACCTATGCAGGTATCGAAGTCGTGCCTTTGAAAGTGCAATATCCGCAAGGAGGTGAAAAGCAGCTGATTGATGCAGTTATCAGCCGTCAGGTGGCGGCAGGTGCACTGCCCATCTCGACCGGAGCAGTTGTGCAGAATGTCGGTACGGCATTTGCCGTATATCAGGCGGTTCAAAAGAACAAGCCTTTATTTGAGCGCGTCATCACCGTTACCGGAAAGTCGCTGTCCAGACCTTCCAATTTCCTTGCCCGAATCGGCACACCTATGCAACAGCTCATTGAAGCTTGTGGTGGCCTGCCCGAAGATACGGGGAAAATCATTGGCGGTGGTCCCATGATGGGTAAAGCGCTGGTAAATACCGACGTGCCCACAGCAAAAGGAAGCTCCGGCATTCTCATCATGAATGCCAAGGAAGCCAAACGAGGCGAAGTGCAACCTTGTATCCGTTGCGCCAAGTGTGTATCGGCCTGCCCTATGGGGTTGGAGCCATACCTGCTTGCCACCGTGTCGGCTCACGGCGATTTTGAAAAAGTAGAGAAAGAAGACGTAATGTCGTGCATAGAATGTGGTTCATGCCAGTTCACATGCCCTTCCAACCGTCCGCTATTGGACTACATTAGGTTGGGTAAAGGTAAGGTAGGAGCCATGATTCGTGCGCGTCAAGTAAAAAAATGA
- a CDS encoding RnfABCDGE type electron transport complex subunit D: protein MNKLIVSLSPHVHGGDSVKKNMYGVLIALIPAFLVSLYFFGLGALIVTVTSVAACLFFEWAIGKYLLKKETTTITDGSAVITGVLLAFNLPSNLPVWIIVLGALFAIGVGKMSFGGLGANPFNPALAGRVFLLLSFPVQMTTWPAVGQLTAYTDATTAATPLAVMKGIINGAPGMSLSNLPDAFDILIGNNGGCLGEVSALALLLGLFYMLWRKIISWHIPISILATVFVFSGIMHLVNPALYVSPLLQLFSGGLMLGAIFMATDYVTSPMSHKGMLLYGVCIGLLTVIIRLFGAYPEGVSFAILIMNAFTPLINAYVKPKRFGEVAKKK, encoded by the coding sequence ATGAATAAATTAATCGTATCCCTTTCGCCCCACGTTCACGGAGGTGACAGCGTGAAGAAGAACATGTACGGCGTGCTCATTGCATTGATTCCGGCCTTCCTCGTGTCACTCTACTTTTTCGGACTGGGTGCGCTGATTGTTACGGTCACTTCCGTAGCTGCCTGCTTGTTCTTTGAATGGGCCATCGGCAAATATCTTTTAAAGAAGGAAACCACAACCATTACCGACGGTTCTGCCGTAATCACCGGTGTTTTGCTGGCATTCAATCTTCCTTCTAATCTTCCTGTCTGGATCATTGTTCTGGGGGCACTGTTCGCTATCGGTGTAGGAAAGATGTCTTTTGGCGGTCTGGGAGCCAATCCATTCAATCCTGCATTGGCGGGACGTGTGTTCCTCTTACTCTCGTTTCCCGTACAGATGACTACTTGGCCGGCAGTGGGACAACTCACGGCATACACCGATGCCACTACCGCCGCTACACCATTGGCCGTAATGAAAGGGATTATTAATGGTGCCCCGGGCATGTCATTGAGCAATCTTCCTGACGCGTTCGACATCCTTATCGGCAACAATGGTGGTTGCTTAGGCGAAGTAAGTGCGTTGGCTTTGTTGTTGGGACTGTTTTATATGTTGTGGAGAAAAATCATCTCATGGCATATTCCCATATCCATTCTCGCAACGGTATTTGTGTTTAGCGGTATCATGCACTTGGTGAATCCCGCCCTCTATGTATCGCCATTGTTACAATTGTTTTCTGGTGGATTGATGTTGGGGGCCATTTTCATGGCAACGGACTATGTCACATCTCCGATGAGTCACAAAGGTATGTTATTGTATGGCGTTTGCATTGGCTTGCTGACTGTCATCATCCGTCTCTTTGGTGCCTATCCGGAAGGTGTGTCATTCGCCATTCTCATCATGAATGCGTTTACTCCGCTAATCAATGCCTATGTTAAACCTAAACGCTTTGGGGAGGTAGCGAAGAAAAAATGA
- a CDS encoding RnfABCDGE type electron transport complex subunit G, with amino-acid sequence MKKLESSLKNMLLVLTGVTAISVALLAYVNELTREPIEKANAKTLSDAVNAVVPGFDNDPIAEKKIQEVDGVEYAVYPATKAGRHIGAAIEATNMGFGGEFKVLVGFDADGKIIDYSLLSHAETPGLGSKAADWFKKGNKGNIVGLNPGEAPLIVSKDGGKVDAITASTITSRAFLNAVNAAYAAYAGQNSADGATSATQKNVEQTADTVAVQAMDTLKVK; translated from the coding sequence ATGAAAAAGTTAGAATCATCTTTAAAGAATATGTTGCTGGTACTTACAGGTGTTACCGCTATCTCTGTAGCGCTGCTGGCTTATGTGAACGAGTTGACCAGAGAACCGATTGAAAAAGCCAATGCTAAAACTCTGAGCGATGCGGTCAATGCGGTAGTGCCGGGATTTGACAATGACCCCATTGCCGAAAAGAAGATACAGGAAGTGGATGGAGTGGAATATGCCGTATATCCGGCCACTAAAGCAGGCCGGCATATTGGCGCAGCCATCGAAGCTACAAACATGGGATTCGGTGGCGAATTTAAAGTACTGGTAGGTTTCGACGCCGATGGGAAGATAATCGATTATTCCTTGCTGTCGCATGCGGAGACACCGGGACTGGGTTCTAAAGCAGCAGATTGGTTTAAGAAAGGTAATAAGGGCAATATTGTCGGCTTGAATCCGGGTGAAGCTCCACTGATAGTCAGCAAAGACGGCGGTAAGGTAGATGCCATCACTGCTTCCACCATTACCTCACGCGCTTTTCTCAATGCTGTAAATGCCGCCTATGCCGCCTATGCCGGACAAAATTCGGCCGACGGTGCTACGAGTGCCACTCAAAAGAATGTTGAACAAACTGCCGATACTGTGGCCGTTCAAGCCATGGATACACTCAAGGTTAAATAA
- the rsxE gene encoding electron transport complex subunit RsxE, whose translation MNNFKVMMNGIVKENPTFVLLLGMCPTLGTTSSAINGMGMGLATMFVLICSNMVISAIKNLIPDMVRIPSFIVVIASFVTLLQMVMQAYVPALYATLGLFIPLIVVNCIVLGRAEAFAAKNGPVASMFDGLGMGLGFTLALTLLGTVREFLGTGKIFNFSILPEEYGMLIFVLAPGAFIALGYLIALINGLKKNN comes from the coding sequence ATGAATAATTTTAAAGTGATGATGAATGGGATTGTGAAAGAAAATCCCACATTTGTGCTCTTGCTGGGCATGTGTCCCACATTGGGCACCACTTCCTCGGCCATCAACGGTATGGGGATGGGACTGGCCACTATGTTCGTTCTGATTTGTTCTAATATGGTGATTTCGGCCATAAAGAACCTGATTCCGGATATGGTGCGCATTCCATCTTTTATCGTAGTGATAGCCTCATTCGTAACATTGCTTCAGATGGTAATGCAAGCCTATGTGCCGGCATTGTATGCCACATTGGGACTCTTTATTCCATTGATTGTGGTGAACTGCATCGTGCTGGGACGTGCCGAAGCTTTTGCTGCTAAGAACGGTCCGGTAGCTTCCATGTTCGATGGTTTGGGCATGGGGCTTGGGTTTACGCTGGCACTGACACTGCTGGGAACTGTCCGTGAGTTTCTTGGTACCGGGAAAATCTTCAATTTCTCCATTCTGCCCGAAGAATATGGTATGTTGATTTTTGTTCTTGCTCCCGGCGCATTTATTGCGTTGGGGTATCTGATAGCCCTGATTAATGGCTTGAAGAAAAACAATTAA
- the rsxA gene encoding electron transport complex subunit RsxA — protein MEYILIFISAIFVNNIVLSQFLGICPFLGVSKKVETALGMSAAVAFVLTIATIVTFLIQKYVLDAFGLGYLQTITFILVIAALVQMVEIILKKVSPALYQALGVFLPLITTNCCILGVAILVIQKDYDLLTGVVYAFSTAIGFGLALTLFAGLREQMSLVDVPKGMRGTPIALITAGLLAMAFMGFSGVVKI, from the coding sequence ATGGAATATATATTGATATTTATCTCGGCAATATTTGTAAACAACATTGTATTGTCACAATTCTTGGGAATTTGTCCGTTCCTTGGCGTTTCCAAGAAAGTAGAGACTGCGCTGGGTATGTCGGCGGCAGTGGCGTTCGTGCTTACTATCGCCACCATTGTTACATTCCTTATTCAGAAGTATGTACTCGATGCTTTTGGCTTAGGCTATTTGCAGACAATCACTTTCATTTTGGTGATTGCGGCTTTAGTGCAAATGGTTGAAATCATTCTGAAGAAAGTCTCTCCGGCATTATATCAGGCATTGGGGGTATTCCTTCCGTTAATTACGACCAACTGCTGTATCCTTGGTGTAGCCATTCTGGTTATCCAGAAAGATTATGACTTGCTGACCGGAGTGGTTTATGCCTTCTCCACAGCAATCGGTTTTGGCCTGGCGTTGACCCTTTTTGCCGGGCTGCGCGAGCAAATGAGTCTGGTAGATGTACCCAAAGGCATGCGAGGCACTCCTATAGCTTTGATAACAGCCGGCTTGCTGGCCATGGCATTCATGGGCTTTTCCGGTGTCGTAAAAATCTGA